The genome window CAAAGGACAGTGTTGAGATGCTTAACACATTCCATGGATGTGTGTCTTAGCTCCGTGTGGACAAATGGTGGGGTAACAGGAAGGAGCTGGCCACAGTACGCACCATCTGCAGCCATGTCCAGAACATGATCAAGGGAGTGACCCTGGTAAGTGAGACGATGCATTTCAATGTTTTTATGTGTAGACTTTTTAAGTATTTTGTATATAGACTCCCTGTTTTAGTGTTAATGGCTGAATTGGTgttggaactgtgtgtgtgtgtgttgaaggtgGATGTTTATGTTCAGCAATATAAGCCCAGTGTTTATTGTAGGGGTTCCGGTACAAGATGCGCTCGGTATATGCCCATTTCCCCATCAACGTGGTGATTCAGGAGAGTGGATCTCTGGTGGAGATCAGGAACTTCCTTGGGGAGAAGTACATCAGACGAGTTCGCATGAGGCAGGGTAAGTCTGCATGATCATGAGGCTGTTGTGTCCACGCTTCAGTGGATTCTCTCTCAAAAGCATTCATGGTCATTccttttatgtctgtgtgaCCAGCCGTCAGGGGACCTTTTACAAAGAGGTTCATCTAATTCTTTGTGTGAGGTCCTGTGGTATGTGTGTCCTACAGCTTATGcacttttgttttttaatgagTTCTGATGGAAGCTTGTAGAATTAAATTGTCTTGCACATAGACCATTCCATAGGAGGATTTCTCAGAGCAGTTCTCATTCTTTCTCAGGGCTAGTTTGCTCTTGGGGCCCTCTGTCTTGTTTCCCATTTTCCAGCTATGCATCTTTGACTTATCAGTGTCTTAAATCCCATATTGTCCACAGCTTGGGAAGCTTTCTAGCTTTATTGAATGGAAGACACCTCAGACACCTTTTTTAATTTTGCTTTGATTgtattttttgactgatgtaaaTATTTGGTCCGTGGTTAACTGCTTACAATTTGGGACCTTGTTAGATACAGATATCTGTGTGATTGTACCAATCTGGGTGAATCACTCTTCGTGTTTGGGTGCCTCCTTTTTAAGGTTGTTGAGATTAGTCCTTTTACCTCCAGAGGTGCTGACCATTGTCTGACAAGTTTACAGATAACTTTGCTTTGACAGATGCTTGAATGTATCCATCTTATGCACCACTGCATTATGTTAAGCACTTATCcaagtaatcaaaaacaccttgcATGCAGTTTGAGATATAGAAGTTGTAGAATTTGAGTGAGTTTCATGCAATTTGGTGGTGCAGTACTTGTATAAGAGGGATATGCCTCAACCAAACTGGCCAGCTGAACTTGTACTTTTAAGTGTTCATCCCTGGTCTTGTGAGGCCCTTTACTTATGGCCCTGAAATGAACTGGAATTCTGAAAAAAATTAACGCCTCAACAATGGTGGATTTAACTTTGTTCAAAATCTTCCATCTTCTAGGAGtggcatgcacactctctcaagCCCAGAAAGACGAGCTTGTTCTGGAGGGCAATGATATTGAGCTGGTATCAAACTCTGGTGAGTCTTACTTGCACACAAAtcttacactgtattggtgaaACCAATATCTGCGTGAAGGGGTGTCTACAGCACGCTAGACCTCCCAACACGGCTGAaactgttaaaggagaattccggtgtgatattgacctaaagtgtatcgaaacatgataccgagtgtgaacgtatgtctcatagcccatctcggcttgtcccctgcactccaaaatctggcgctagttagccgatgctaccaacatctttttcaatagtggtgcttcggcatcgggctagccatgcaaataaatcactgttttacacccatttacgaggctcaatgtatctccacacttcattggtagacttccgagggccctgacatttaaaacgagacattgagaactttgaaaaagcactggtagtttacttacaagacgatttatacagacagtatcttcacgaagtttagcgtttgcagccatcttgaatttagtcacgataagtcgagcaacgagtaagaatgaacagctatgataagggatcagattccaaaaataattcagtagaaatgcatggattccagttgctgctactggaagaaactggaatccatgcatttccactgaattatttttggaatctgatcccttatcatacctgttcattcttactcgttgctcgacttatcgtgactaaattcaagatggctgcaaacgttaaacttcgtgaagatactgtctgtataaatcgtcttgtaagtaaactaccagtgctttttcaaagttctcaatgtctcgttttaaatgtcagggccctaggaagtctaccaatgaagtgtggagatacattgagcctcgtaaatgggtgtaaaacagtgatttatttgcatggctagcccgatgccgaagcaccactactgaaaaagttgttggtagcatcggctaactagcgccagattttggagtgcaggggacaagtcgagatgggctatgagacatacgttcacactcggtatcatgtttcgatacactttaggtcaatatcacaccggaattctcctttaagtgattAAAGAAGATGTCCTGGGCCAGACTCATTCTCCCATCTCTCATCCGTCCCCTTGCCTGGCTCTTGTTAAACTGGTATCCAAAATGGGAAATAAACATTCTACTTGACTTGCACCATATTTGTGGACATTACAATGTACTTACTGTGCAAACTATTATATTAATGAGTGCTCATGATGCAGTTTTTTATATTCCAACTAAAAATGTCCTGTATCACAGTGTCCTTAACTTTAATCCCCTCTGACCATTAACTTGGATGTGTTAGATGGTCTTGGGTGGGTATGGGTAATCTAATTGGTTAACCAGTAGAGTTGACTGTTAACTGTGTGGTAACAGACTGGGTGGTTAaccagtagagtgtgtgtgtttcagcggCTCTAATTCAACAGGCTACTACAGTGAAGAACAAAGACATCAGGAAATTCCTGGACGGAATTTACGTTTCGGAGAAGGGCACAGTAGTGGAGGCTGAGCAATAAGCCTTCTGAGGTTAGAACGGCCTCACCGTGAGGACCATAGGGTCGCCCACTCGTTTTTGGGCTGGCTTTTCTTAAGCGCTTTTTTGTCATCtacgttttctttttcttttttgtctgcttttgtctttctctcattttgTTTCTCATTTTGTTTTTCCTACATTGATTAATTGTTTCCTTTGATGCAAGATCTTCCTGCTATGTTGGGATTTCTACCGATGGCAATGCCATAGTGTTACTTTTTTGATGTCTACATGCAcgctctttttgtttgttttttttgtgctttttttacaTGTTACTAACTTGCATGCATGCAGTACCTGTACTTCACTCTTCTGGCCTTCATAACATAACATCTCTTTCAGCTCTGACTTGATTGTCTACAGCGTTTTGTCATATTTTTATCCTACACAGCTCATTTTTTGAATTCTTTTTGATTTCACTCATGTTTCTTTTTGGTCTCACAGCTGCATTGATCCAGCAGGCAACTACTGTGCGGAAAAAAGACATCCGGAAGTTTCTGGACGGCATCTATGTCAGCGAGAAGACCACCGTTGTGGAGGTGCCAGAGGACTAATGTGGAATTCAGAAATAAAATTGTTTTTCAGTCTCCCACTCTGTGTCCTGTTGACGTTTCTGGCTGTATTGCCCGATAACCACATGTTGCCTAGAAAGCTTTCCTAAGCTCTTTGGAGGATTTGGGAAAGTTTTGGATATTGTATTGGCAGGTTCTGATGTGATGAAGTGATTACTGTTAGTTACGTTCAATCACTCAAAAAAAGAGCTAGTCTGAGCTAATTTTTCTTGCATTTTTATGAGCAATGATCCTGAAACTCCCTGGTTATAGATGTAGACCAAATTGAGATTAAGTGcagtccttgattatgattaaGAATAGGAACAATAGTGGGATTCGACTTCATGTAGCCACTTGCAGCTGTTTTAAGATGACTGCATAACATGAGaatttctgagattctgatatGTTTTCAAGCCGGAATTGTGCATACGTCAAATCACGTTAGGCAGTCAGCTTAAGACGTGCAGGTGGCTACATGAAGTCCAATCCTAATCAACGGGGAGGGGGGCATGAGGAGACCTTGCTTTAAGGCTTTGCATCTATTTATTTCTAAAAAATAGCAGGTTTAGATGAGTTATTGTTCATGTGAGCTATTTTCATCTTCATATGATTCCTCTCTGCACTTGAAGCAGAAGAATCTTGAGACAGCCTTGGACCGGTGGAATCGTCTATTGTCAGTGGACAACTCCATAACACCTGTATAGCCACAGAATAGTGTAGCATTTAATTGTGCATAGTAATAGCGAGTGCAATGCTACAACCGTTATTTAGAATAAATGACTACTGTTAAGCCATGTCTGTCCTCCaaaaaaacataccttcaggACCTATTTTGGTTTTTGTCTGTAGAATAAATAACAAAATCAGGGTCAGTGTAAATATCGGGTAAGGGTAAAAAATAGTATATCTGTCCTTACTGTTTTGATATAAGGACACTTCTACTATTGTATTTATTAATTCCCTTTGTGAGTACAGTTACAGATGTTTCTCCATATTTTTGTATTAATATTCTCAATCTCAGTTGCTGACTTGAATATTTGAATGTGTTTACATTAGGAAGAATGGGACTAGAAATAATTTACCCCTTTATAGAGGCCGTTTTCACATTTCAGTCTTTTCTCTTGCATATCCGCAGTATCCTTCATGGACTGAAAAGACAAAGGGAGGGGCATCCAGTTTAAAGATGTTCTTGACAAACAATCTTTGAATTGTCACCATTGATAGTTAAATGTTCTTTctagtttggggggggggggacttgtaATACAACATTATTATTAAGCCCATACAACATTATTAATAAAGCTTTACTTGGTAATAAGGAAATAAAATGTCAAATGTAACATCCAGTTATAATACTTAAAATAAATACTGTAGAACAATCAGAAACATTGCCAGTTAATTAGATTAGATTggattaagttttttttttttttttttggcaaatTCTCACCTCAGATGATTTTTGTTGATGGGCTCTTAAAGGGTGGTCACTGGACAACTGTTTGGTGCTGATGTCCTGGCTCCCTATAGACTGTGTGTCCTCTGCCACAGCATCCAATGCATCACTGTCTGAGGTGGGGCTGGCTTGGCTACTGCTGGAGCAGGCCCTACCTGGAAGTTCATCAGAAGCACAGCAAATACTGGGCCCGGTGAGACTGGATAGCTCACAGGGAGCCTGACTGCTCTCTTCTGGTGGATGACCATAATCAGATCCCTCAGTCAATTCGACTGTCTCTGCTGAGCTGAGGTTGGGCTCAGCTGTTGTACACCCTGGAGGTACACACATTGAAGTACAGCTGCTGAGGCTCTGTGCTGAGTTTCCACTGACTGAGTTGTGGTCTAAGCAAAATCCACTCAGTGATGTCTGCTTAGATACCACGGTGTGCAAACGCTCATCACAGTCTCTGCCCTCTGAGACTGGGTAAGTAGGGTGTTGGTAAACTGATCCGTTTTCGTTTTTGCATAGCATCAAGAGGCCAGAGTCGGTCTCTAAAGACTGAGTGCTGAGAGTTGTGACAGAGTCTAGTCCCTCTGATGTGCAAGGGCTCCTGCTGGCAGACGGAGTCCCACTCATGTGTAGTGAGGACATGAACTCCTCCAGGTGGTCATCATAGACAATGGGCTCTTCCTGGTCAGCCTCAGCTGCACTGTCCTCAGATGTTAAATCTATAAAATACAATTTTCAGTACCAATACCAAGTTCCTTTGCAATGAAATAAAGAGTTAAATATGTGTAGTCTATATTATGCTAAATTAATTTGTGAAAGATACGTTCTCCAATGCTACCTTTGGCTCTCTGCTGAGTTtcagagatgggagagagtgtgtcagCCACCCTGCTGATCAACACCTCAGACAAGGCCTCCAGTGCGGCCTCCTCTTCTGAGAGCACGTTGCTGGACACACCTGGTCTGCTCCGAAGAGTCCACTCCATAGAGCTACTGCAAGGTACTTTGTGGGGCAATCCTAAGAATGACTCTAGGAGATTCTTGACAGCGTATACAATGAAGTTGAAAAGCAGGTCAGAAAGGAACTCAAGATTCCTTTTAGCCGCCAAATCTGGAGTCATCATTGCCCACCAGCTTTGGGATATGTATATGCTTCCCAAGTGAGAATTCAGAAGCATCCGATAAATGTGCTGGACCAGCTTACTGGCATTAAAATGAATGCGGCTACAAAAGAGCAGACTGCCTTTCCTGTGGATGGCAACAGAAGAGTCGCTTGGTGTAGATTGCCCAGAATAAGCCAGGCAGCTCTCATCAGAGTCTTCTGGTTGCTTCCTGTTGGTCCTTGTCATGCAGACTAGGGCATTAAACATGTTAGCTGCACTGACCACTCCCTCATGATTTACTGCGCGGGACATTCCACCATCACCTAGGCATAGCCATTTATGTTGGAGGTCCTTCTGGGTGTACTTTTTGTATAAGTCTTTTGTTATGGCCTGGTACAAGTAGACAGCTGGGAGAACCACATCTCTGGATGCAATAGTTACCCAATCAGTTATTGTTTTGAACTTCTGAAGCAGTTCCAGGTTGGTGATGTACTAAAGGAAAATGAAAGTAGAATAGTTGAGATTGTGCTATGAAATGCTAGGCCTATAGCATGTTGGTGTTATGTCAACACGCTGGCACATTTTGAAAGTAGCTTTAAGATTAAGACAGAATCAATCACCTTCATCTTCAGAATCTTCTTAACAGTTATTCTCTGCCTGGAAGCAACACACAAATGTCCAGTGAGTGGCGCTCTCAGGAGACACAAGTAAAATGTCAGTATTATGTTTGTCAAGTGTGGACCAAACCTCACATTTGAGAGAGTTGCTCCAGAAATGCAAATGACTCAGCTGGAAAATGTCTAATGAGATGTGGTGATAAACACTCCCTGGCTACTTCACTGTGTGGCTCATCATATAATGGCTGCTTTACTAACTGATGTAGAGCAGCAGGACCATCTAACGCCAGAGGAACCTTCTCACCATCATCTTTGGAAAATTGTTCTGTGACCATTGTGTTACGAAAATCTCAAAATTAGATACTGAATCAGGAATAGTTAGATATGAGCAAAAGTGTCCTTTCAACTTACTTGTCTGGCTCCGAACTGAGCTTTTCATTGGTGGCAAATACCTTGGCACAGTATGCTTGACTGGAGGAAGGATTTCTGTGGAAAGAAAACAAAGACCTATAGACTTGCTTTGAACTGAGATAGATCTTGTGTAAATAATTTCACATGTGAGTTGAACTCACTCTTATTGGTCTTGCTGGAGGGGACATAATTCTTCTTCTTGGTTTCCACAGGTGTCACTTTATTGGGTTTGGGATGAGTTGATGAAAGGACCCCTCCGTACATTGATGTAAAAATCTATTTTTATTTATagtaacaataacaatatgaaATACACTGTAtgtcttaaaaaataaaaatactatTTACAGCTAAATTCCAGTACGTTtctgtagcctatactgtaagGTCTGCTACTTACAAAGCACTACAAAGCCTGACACCACATGATACTGTATTTCCTATTTCTATATACTGTTCGGGTTCTCCTAATAAACATATATTGACTAATAATCTAAGTCCATATTAAAATCCAAGGGTGACCCGTTTGCAGTTTTGGTCCATAATATCTGCAACAGCCGTTCCTTCAATCATCATTTCAATTGTAGGCCTAATCAAAATCAAAAGACTTACACTTGGCTCTTTTTTCTTCTTAGATTTCCTGTTGGGTTTTGAGTCCATTAATCCTCTCAATGTAGGCTGCTggtaaattttttttttttttttaaatcagtgcAAAAGTGTTAGGCTAGTGTATTATCTATCAAATATATAATTCTGTAATCTAAACCTATAATCTATGTATTAATAAATGAATAGTAGAATAACAGTAATCATTATGTGACTAACATTCATTTTGTAGTAGCCTATTTGATGAGCACTGTGACAGTAAATCACATCTTTAGTTGGCGTCGTCCTTGCTTTCCAACACTTGGTTGGTGTAGAAAGGTTGGTGTAAAAATAGTCAGGATAAAGTAGAGTGCTTGCGTCATTACACGCATTCACGCCTGTCAACATATGACGTCACACAGGGCATTGCTATCAACGTCACAAATGTAGGAGATTTCTATCTAGCTAGTctacaccacacgcacacacaaagacacagttacacacataaCTTTCTAAATTATGGTTTTGATGCATACATTTAGCAAGATGCaaaatacaatttgtttatttaaaaaatcatTGTGGCACCACTCTTGAAGGTTCTAAGAATAACAGcacaaatactgtatatatatttaatatattaTGAGATGTTTTAGCCTACCACtgactatttattttttaggcctaggctatgtctATAACAGCTGCTTGTCTTTGCCATACCGTAGAGTTTAATATACAGGACAACCACAACACCACAATGAAAAAATAAGGTTGAAAATGAACGGTTTTGGTGTTAACTTAGTTATATATAGAGAAAATTGGCTGTGACAATATTTTTTTCTCCAAGATGCATGCACTGAAGTTTGCAGGAAGGAATACTTTCCTGCGTCATCACACGGCGCCCATGCGAATTATACTTGGCGCCAAAGAAACCATAGCGAAATTGATGTTAACTTGTCTGTCCAAAATAAAGACGTAACATATGTTATTGCTTTGACCATGGTGAGTGATTGCCTTCATGCATGCTATACTAAGGTAGTGTTCTTACGATAATATAACTGAAAACCTCACGCTGTAATCGGATTCAtgtaatgaggcatggtctaaAACGTTAGTTCTTACAGCTAGCTCTGTCTATTTAACGCAGCTAATACAACTATTACATCGCATAGAATGTAACATATTGGACAACAACTCAGATGGAGTCACGTATTTAAGTTGTGCTTTATGTTAATAGTCTCAGGTTTAACTTATTTGCCGTGTTTTACCGTTTGCAGGCTGTGATCTTTTTAGCTATCTGAGAATAGTGCAGTTCGATGATGACAATTGTCGTCTAACTGGTATTTTAATGCATGCTCAATTAAAGTTCATCTCGGTGGACAGTTGCATCAAGACAAATTGTCGCAGAAACATAGCATTCGATCATTTGCGTAACCAAAATGACACGGTTTAATCCGATCAATTGCATAAACTAAGTATAATTAACGGATGTATGTGTTCCTCATGATGAGACATGTTTTCTGTGTTCCTGATCTGCAGGACATTCGGAGATTTTTTGCTCCCACAAAACCAGCTCCTCCTAAAGCCCCCTTGAACAGCAGCAATAGAACAGATGAGGAGAAGAAGCCCAACAAAAAGAAATCAGTGTCCAAGGTCCTTCTTGCACCTTATATTAAGTTAGAGCCTAAAAGTGCACCGATTATTAATGCAAAAGTTATATtcatgtgtgtttacatgttttgcattttagacCCCAGAGGAGAAGTTgccaggaaagagaaagagagagaaaaagagagcggtCATAGACTCCGGTACAGATTCTTCCAGTTCAAACATAACTGTCTGGTTTCccatacatggattaagcctagtcctagactaaacattttttttcccaaCAAACATCCTGTTTCGATCCTGGACTAGCTTAATCcttttatgaaaaaaaaaaaaaaactggcccAAAATGTGTAATGGTATGTCCTCCACACTCTGACACAGCAGAAGCTAGTAGTGCTTATATGAAGGTCTGTTCCTACCTCAAATGAAGACCAGTGGGAACATATTATCAGGCTAATTATTATGGTGCTAGATTTGGTCCCAGCTGCACCAGGGGACATCTTTGTTTGTCTGCTGCAATGAGTGAACTTGCTTTTCATCCCAGACTCTGATGAAGAGGAGCAgaagaagaggaaaaaagaacaTCAGAAAGAGAAAGCAGACCCCTCAgtgaagacagaaaaagagaagaaaggacCCATCCAGTATGTGTCTGATTCAGGTGAGAGAAACTGCTCAGTGCTAATTGTTTGGCAGATAAAATGTGTACGATGggtgaaagagatggagggaagatAATCCCTTTAACGTGGAATGCTATCTCTGTGTTCAGATTCAGACGATGCCTTTCTGTCCTTGAAGAAGCCAGTGGAGAATGGTCTTAAGAAGGCCGGCAAAGATGCTGACAAGAAAACGCAAAAGGGCCCCACTAAAGTGTCCGTAAAATCATCTCCAAAGTCACCTGTCAAGTCCCCTACTCTATCCAAACCAAAGCCTACATCTCCGATCAAGCAAAAAGTGTTATCCTCTCCCAAACAAACTCCCACCTCAGTACTGGACTACTTTGGGTCCAGCAGTGTCCAGCGTTCGGACAAGAAACTTGTGGCCAGTGTCAAAAGGAAAGCAGtgagtggtttgtgtgtgtcccctcCCCTCACAGATATGCTGGCAATAGTTTAGGGAGAATTATAGACAATATACATTACCACAGGGTGTAGTTCCATGATAGAATCTCAATGTGGTATCAAGCTCAAGGTatgatatttaaatatattGCATGGAATAGAAACTACATTTACTGTTGTAAGGcttgtcatgtgtgtgttatgtttcaGCCCACTCAGGATCCAGATGAGTCTCAGGATGATGAGGTCATCGCAAAACAGCTACAGATGGATGAGGATATGGAGGTGGGAACAGTgtcacacatttaaatttacacacacaaacatgaatgcaAGGTTAGTGATACACATTTTGCAGTTCTCTCacagtgcttgtttgtgtgtttgtgtatacagCTGGAAAAACAAATTCATGAAGACGAAGAGTTTGCCCGAACTCTAGCAATGCTAGAAGAGGCTCCACTTGCTAAAAAGGTCTGTTTCTTTAGTTGTCTGTGTATGCACATTTGTAAGTgtctacatttgtgtgtgtgtgtattgtgtatctTATGTGACACATTCTGTGCTATCTTTCTTGCAGGCTCGTACGGACACTGGTGACAggcccagctccagctccagcttctCTTCCAGTAAACAGATGGACAGGACGGACCATCTCAGCCAGAACCAGAAGCGGCCCTCACCCAAAAAGGCATGGAGTGTATATGGCCATTTCTTGCTTAGCTGTGCATTTGGATATTTAAAAATTATGACACTTATGCCTCTGGGCGTGCGAGTCATGATTCTTCAGCTGCAAATAACAGTAGCTGATAAGGTTGGCAGCATAGCATGTTTAGTTAAGGTTGGCAGCATAGCATGTTTAGCATAGCATGCCTCAAAGACAGGCAGGTTTGGTATGTTGCAGATAAAGTCTAGTTGATCAGATGCCCTCTAATTGTAGAAACGTAGACCAGCATGACATgtcttctctgctctctctgtgtgtctgtttgcattGCTCATATGTTCTTGGTCTTCTGCAGGCCCTCAATGACTCTAGGGACAGAGCCAGCCCCAGCCCAAGCCTCTCTCCCAGCAAACAGACCAGTAAGACGGACAGCCGGCATCCCACTCCCAAGAAGACCAGCTCCAAATTAGCCTCCTTGAAACGCAGAGATGAGGAGCAGGAGCACAGGAAAAAGAGTGAGAAGGAGGAAAAGAAAGTCATCTCGCCCAAAAGAGAGCCCTTCCACTCGGAGAGAGCAGCCACACCCAGAACAGGAGGACCAAGTACGCCAAGAACTGGTGACCTTACACCTAAAACAGGAAGCGCTGAAACACCTGGTTCAAGCAAAATCTCTCCTAAAAAGCCAGAGGTGAGTACAGACATATGCCTTAATTCTTCACACTGTCACTGTGTTTTACTACTAAGATGAGTCTCATCCTGTCTTTTTTGGTGTTTATTCTCCTTGTGGCTTGTGACATTCAGACTAGTCCAGAGGATTCAGAGAAGCGCCGGGGAAATTCTGCTGCTTTCCGGAACTACCTTAATAGAGACGGTCCACGGGCACTTGGCTCCAAAGAAATCCCTGTGGTAAGGCTCGTGCTACGCTAGGCCAAACCacagctgtcacacacacaaaatacatcaaGTCCACATAGTGGTTTAGTTTGGCTAGCACATTTCCAGCACAATCAACTGAGatgaattgtgtttgtgtgtttgggtctTAAACAGGGTGCTGACAACTGTCTGGAGGGGCTGACGTTTGTGGTGACTGGTGTTCTGGAGTCGATTGAACGTGATGATGCAAAGTCTCTCATAGAACGCTATGGAGGGAAAATGACCGGAAATGTCAGCAGGAAGACCAGTTATCTGGTGCTAGGGCGAGATGGTGGAGCTTCCAagactgagaaagtaatggcctgtctctcactctcttcattTGTACTCACTCATAACCACAACGTTCATCTGCAGCAGAAGGCTAAAAATCctatctccctgtctgtctttgtgtaggcAGAAAGTTTGGGCACTCAGATTATTGACGAAGATGGTCTACTGGAGCTGATTCGGACCAAACCTGGAAAAAAATCCAAATATGAGATTGCTGCCGAAGCAGAGGTAAACACAGTGGTGGCATCACTTGATGCCGTCATACTCAATTTTAGTCAGgatttgagtctgatactgctccttTGGGAagtgattatggggcgtgtttcaaccgatacagggggggaaatgcctctgcactcaattggatagacttaaccaatcagagcaatgaaatagcttaccgtgaacTGTAGGAAGAACCctcaaaccatccttcttctccacaaatgccttaacattgttttctggtcgttTTCTAAAGTTATtgcgctgtcaatatcttgtacaacaccCAATAGGGAAATCTAAGACCttgtagtagggtaggctattcggAAAAAAGGATGTTTCCCCTTcttcgtttttaaaaataattccgttcACACAATGCTAAAAACAGCTGGGGAAGGGTGTCGCAAACCCCTCGAGCAAACAGGTGGCCagtcagagatttcaaacaaaagagggaacatgtcacaatgcaatcactgttttcccttgatgcaTGCAAAAGTGAAACCAGAGTTTTCCCACATATCCACTTTGGCCGGAGATTCagaaataattgttttcagcTGATAAAATGTCTGGTTTCATGTAAATGAAAGGCAAAACCGCATGGAAATATATGAATTTTCCCTAAGTGTACACGGGGTCTTAGAAGACATCTgtctagcttctagccacagcgtttttgttgcaatCAAGTGTGCTTAGATGACGTGATGgacgaggcactgttgctcatctgaAAAGGAATGAAATGCCCGCACTCTGCTAAAACTCCCATACATTTATTATGTgctgcaacgtttcgacccggctgcacatttgcacatttgccTGAGGAAGACCCAgccgggtcgaaacgttgcagcACATAATAAATGTATGGGAGTTTTAGCAGAGTGCGGGCATTTCATTCTTTTTGAGTTCTAGTTCCATTTGCCCTGCACCTCACCGGTGGGGATGTGCACATTACTACAACtactgttgctcatctgtctgTCATTGTACAAAGCCCAATTTAATTGGTCCGAGCAGCTCTGGTTCGGGTATAGTTGTTCCACAATGGAACAAGTATAGACCGGACGTCCCGACTTCAGATGTTGTTGGCGGGGCTAAGTTTGGCCGGCATCCAGGCTAGGCATCACTGGTTTCTGCTGTGGA of Alosa sapidissima isolate fAloSap1 chromosome 1, fAloSap1.pri, whole genome shotgun sequence contains these proteins:
- the LOC121715445 gene encoding uncharacterized protein LOC121715445 isoform X3, which encodes MKSKKKKEPSIFTSMYGGVLSSTHPKPNKVTPVETKKKNYVPSSKTNKKILPPVKHTVPRYLPPMKSSVRSQTKQFSKDDGEKVPLALDGPAALHQLVKQPLYDEPHSEVARECLSPHLIRHFPAESFAFLEQLSQMQRITVKKILKMKYITNLELLQKFKTITDWVTIASRDVVLPAVYLYQAITKDLYKKYTQKDLQHKWLCLGDGGMSRAVNHEGVVSAANMFNALVCMTRTNRKQPEDSDESCLAYSGQSTPSDSSVAIHRKGSLLFCSRIHFNASKLVQHIYRMLLNSHLGSIYISQSWWAMMTPDLAAKRNLEFLSDLLFNFIVYAVKNLLESFLGLPHKVPCSSSMEWTLRSRPGVSSNVLSEEEAALEALSEVLISRVADTLSPISETQQRAKDLTSEDSAAEADQEEPIVYDDHLEEFMSSLHMSGTPSASRSPCTSEGLDSVTTLSTQSLETDSGLLMLCKNENGSVYQHPTYPVSEGRDCDERLHTVVSKQTSLSGFCLDHNSVSGNSAQSLSSCTSMCVPPGCTTAEPNLSSAETVELTEGSDYGHPPEESSQAPCELSSLTGPSICCASDELPGRACSSSSQASPTSDSDALDAVAEDTQSIGSQDISTKQLSSDHPLRAHQQKSSESMKDTADMQEKRLKCENGLYKGTKTKIGPEGVMELSTDNRRFHRSKAVSRFFCFKCREESYEDENSSHEQ